One Mercenaria mercenaria strain notata unplaced genomic scaffold, MADL_Memer_1 contig_3346, whole genome shotgun sequence genomic window carries:
- the LOC128552980 gene encoding myb-like protein X, whose product MFFPMFIKYFLLFQWLCVICQNVTFEKHHIACRHAQEKHSHFMYQCRRCRRLFTRRSYKHQQCLNVRTEDFELMDPDGGREGAVDKLIKWKRDDLPKIIKSVEPEYLRNIRLLQKEYGPTMVGINEESEESGIDDEITSMLKTPITPIVTPERKVVSKSFQMELEDVSEEELDFSEGTPCQDEIDPRLNRSKTDKKKETGSETFSSDSESTCSTSSESSSDDTSETSESSKSRVSDSGSLRIKKKKRSWSKFKLYDSSESESESEGDYPSNIKKKKQSVKESSDRRVVQKGTEKGAKRSHEIESNEQREKIIKRKKENVNDKTDRESTKCKDEERVIKTNKNVAAQGKDKYGNRKSVHSNQNSKTEKSERCEKRKENKSDTDRNDKSKSGEKVPNSAKVSKGKEVEYKVRDLEKAENSEPKSLNTDIDMIRKKEDRDNKIEHIKSNGSSKSSKLTSEKNTGNHPESSKSDKAQTKGCKNGSTENSKENDDKNTEKKNYTNENKKRQEDQENREGENSQRKDKSNKCNGTNSERKITKVLPDKQKERNNEIKTEVKRTAKDSKEEKKSQTSAEICNTVSATPMVKKKDEQKERSKSELNREKEVTVKLVSNVPASEADSSEIGTKCKSNEGISDSGLGEKTQDEKHNDSECGQNDKGKVRNEKSESNITKECSVRIEKIKLNAISFNKEKLFEKQNVSDPEDNPKSNSVKVVNEKGDASEEKEIASDTKESHENDIDNQNESGVTNDTDQTEECTSTGSILDDKSIIPEMQKTQKERIILNIGGQRFETSRVTLQQDPNSLLAKIVGPDGMTPIYGNQYFIDRDPAHFRFILNFLRNGACDLRTLPHDVRYLYEMYYEACYYRLPGLVNATIAKIEECSVVGANVMPMKAYKLGR is encoded by the coding sequence atgttTTTCCCAATGTTCATAAAGTATTTCCTTTTGTTTCAGTGGTTGTGCGTgatatgtcaaaatgtaacatttgaaaaacaccATATTGCGTGTCGTCATGCCCAAGAAAAACACAGCCACTTTATGTATCAGTGCAGGAGATGTAGACGACTATTCACCCGAAGATCATATAAGCACCAACAATGTTTAAATGTTAGAACAGAAGACTTTGAATTAATGGACCCTGATGGTGGAAGAGAAGGGGCAGtagataaattaattaaatggAAGAGAGATGACCTGCCCAAAATAATTAAAAGTGTAGAACCAGAATATCTTAGAAATATAAGATTGTTACAAAAAGAATACGGCCCAACAATGGTTGGTATAAATGAGGAAAGTGAAGAATCAGGAATAGATGATGAAATTACAAGTATGTTGAAGACTCCAATTACACCAATAGTAACCCCAGAAAGGAAAGTAGTAAGCAAAAGTTTTCAAATGGAATTAGAAGATGTAAGCGAGGAGGAGCTTGATTTCTCCGAAGGGACTCCATGTCAAGATGAGATAGATCCAAGGTTAAATAGAAGTAAGACTGATAAGAAGAAAGAAACTGGAAGTGAAACATTCTCGAGTGATTCAGAGTCTACATGTAGTACATCAAGTGAAAGTAGCAGTGACGATACGTCAGAAACGTCAGAAAGTTCAAAGTCGAGAGTAAGTGACAGTGGAAGTTTAAGAATTAAGAAGAAGAAAAGATCATGGTCAAAATTCAAACTCTATGACTCATCCGAGAGTGAAAGTGAAAGTGAAGGGGATTATCCCAGTAATATTAAGAAGAAGAAACAAAGTGTAAAAGAAAGTAGTGATAGGAGGGTAGTGCAGAAAGGGACTGAAAAAGGAGCAAAAAGAAGCCATGAAATTGAGAGTAACGAGCAGAGAGAGAAAATCATAAAGAGGAAGAAAGAGAATGTTAATGACAAAACTGACAGAGAAAGTACAAAATGCAAAGATGAAGAACgtgttattaaaacaaacaagaatgtGGCAGCACAAGGCAAAGATAAATATGGAAACCGAAAGAGTGTCCACAGTAATCAGAATTCTAAAACAGAAAAGAGTGAAAGGTGTGAAAAGAGGAAAGAGAATAAAAGTGACACTGATAGAAATGACAAGTCCAAAAGTGGAGAAAAAGTTCCCAATAGTGCAAAAGTTAGTAAAGGCAAAGAGGTTGAATACAAGGTCAGGGACTTAGAAAAGGCAGAAAATAGTGAACCAAAGAGTTTAAATACGGACATAGATATGATTAGGAAAAAGGAAGATAGAGATAACAAAATCGAACATATAAAAAGCAATGGAAGTTCAAAATCATCAAAGCTGACATCAGAAAAGAACACTGGGAATCATCCGGAAAGTAGTAAGTCCGATAAAGCACAGACAAAGGGTTGTAAGAATGGAAGTACAGAGAATAGTAAGGAGAATGATGATAAGaatactgaaaagaaaaactaCACTAATGAGAATAAGAAAAGGCAGGAGGATCAAGAGAATAGGGAAGGAGAAAATTCACAGAGGAAAGATAAAAGTAATAAGTGTAATGGGACAAACAGTGAAAGAAAAATTACGAAAGTGCTGCCAGACAaacaaaaggaaagaaataaCGAGATAAAAACGGAAGTGAAACGTACAGCAAAAGATTCGAAGGAAGAAAAGAAAAGTCAAACAAGTGCTGAGATATGTAATACTGTAAGTGCAACACCGATGGTTAAAAAGAAAGATGAACAAAAAGAGAGAAGtaaaagtgaattaaatagaGAAAAAGAAGTTACAGTAAAACTTGTGAGTAATGTCCCAGCAAGTGAAGCTGATAGTAGTGAAATTGGTACAAAGTGCAAAAGCAATGAGGGGATAAGTGACTCAGGTTTGGGAGAAAAGACACAAGATGAGAAACACAATGATAGTGAATGTGGCCAGAATGATAAAGGAAAAGTGAGAAATGAAAAGTCAGAGTCAAATATAACTAAAGAGTGTAGTGTGCGCATTGAAAAGATAAAGCTCAATGCTATCAGTTTTAACAAAGAGAAGTTGTTTGAGAAACAGAATGTAAGTGATCCAGAAGATAATCCTAAGAGCAATTCAGTGAAAGTTGTAAATGAAAAAGGTGACGCTTcagaagaaaaagaaatagcgAGTGATACTAAGGAGTCCCATGAAAATGACATTGATAATCAAAATGAAAGTGGAGTTACTAATGATACAGACCAGACCGAGGAGTGCACGAGCACTGGTTCTATCCTGGACGATAAATCAATAATTCCTGAAATGCAAAAGACCCAGAAAGAAAGGATCATCCTTAATATTGGAGGGCAAAGGTTTGAGACCTCTCGTGTGACATTACAACAAGACCCCAACTCCTTGCTGGCCAAAATTGTTGGACCGGATGGAATGACGCCAATATATGGCAACCAATACTTTATTGACAGGGACCCTGCTCATTTCCGATTCATATTAAATTTCCTACGAAATGGAGCATGTGACCTTAGAACTTTACCACATGATGTTCGTTATCTCTACGAAATGTATTATGAGGCATGTTATTATCGCCTCCCAGGTCTAGTGAACGCAACAATCGCGAAGATAGAGGAGTGTAGTGTGGTTGGTGCAAACGTTATGCCAATGAAGGCTTATAAATTGGGACGCTAG